A genomic stretch from Actinomycetota bacterium includes:
- a CDS encoding D-glycerate dehydrogenase, translated as MKPKVFVTRKLPEKALEMIRAECDMEINPHDRVLTKEELISGISDKDGMLCLLTDEIDEEVIDSGRNLRIIANYAVGYNNIDVSAATKRKIPVTNTPGVLTDTTADMAWALIFAIARRVVEADKFTREGMYKGWGPMMFLGGDIYRKTLGIVGLGRIGKSVAKRAKGFDMRVLYFDAFRADEKVEKELSIKYVSLEELLKESDFVSIHVPLLPSTHHLIGEKELLMMKKTAYLINNSRGPVIDEEALVKALRDKEIAGAALDVFENEPEISPGLADLENVVLTPHISSASIETRTKMAVIAAENLLAGLKGIRPPNIVNPEVLEQ; from the coding sequence ATGAAGCCAAAGGTTTTTGTTACCAGAAAATTACCGGAGAAGGCTCTTGAAATGATAAGAGCAGAATGTGATATGGAGATAAATCCTCACGATAGAGTATTAACTAAGGAAGAATTAATCAGTGGTATAAGTGACAAAGATGGTATGCTCTGCCTTCTAACAGATGAAATAGATGAAGAGGTTATTGATAGTGGAAGGAATTTAAGAATAATTGCAAATTATGCTGTTGGTTATAATAATATAGATGTTAGCGCAGCAACTAAAAGGAAAATTCCAGTAACAAACACTCCTGGAGTCTTAACAGATACAACTGCAGATATGGCATGGGCTCTAATTTTTGCTATTGCAAGAAGGGTTGTTGAAGCTGATAAATTTACAAGAGAGGGTATGTATAAAGGTTGGGGACCAATGATGTTTTTGGGTGGAGATATATATAGAAAGACTTTAGGAATAGTTGGTTTAGGAAGAATAGGAAAATCAGTAGCCAAGAGAGCTAAAGGGTTTGATATGAGAGTTTTATATTTTGACGCTTTTAGAGCAGATGAGAAAGTTGAGAAAGAACTTAGCATTAAATATGTTAGTTTAGAAGAGCTCCTAAAAGAGTCAGATTTTGTCTCAATTCATGTCCCCTTGCTCCCCTCGACTCACCATTTAATAGGTGAAAAAGAACTTTTAATGATGAAAAAAACAGCATATCTGATAAATAATTCTAGGGGTCCCGTAATTGATGAAGAAGCGTTAGTAAAAGCATTGAGGGATAAGGAAATAGCAGGAGCAGCATTAGATGTTTTTGAAAATGAACCAGAAATTTCTCCTGGTTTAGCTGATTTAGAGAATGTAGTACTCACTCCACATATTTCAAGTGCATCTATTGAGACAAGAACTAAAATGGCAGTAATAGCTGCTGAAAATTTATTAGCTGGATTAAAAGGCATTAGACCCCCAAATATTGTTAATCCAGAAGTTTTAGAACAATAA
- a CDS encoding alanine--glyoxylate aminotransferase family protein: MELKKIKELITSNRILLGPGPSNYDPRVMKAMTSPLISHLDPEIYLILDETVELLKYLFKTKNEVTLPMSGTGTAGGETAFTNVIEQGDKAIVCLNGFFSERNIEMIERCGGEVIRIDAEWGKPIDIEEVEKTLRENPDVKVLSMTHGETSTGVLTPLEEVGKFCSQTPTLFVVDAVPTLGGMDVDVDGWNIDICYSGTQKCLSAPPAMAPITFSQKAIDVIKNRKTKIQTLYLDAIELMRHWGKERKYHHTLPIVMIYALREALRIIYEEGLEERFKRHKEISQLLKVHLTEMGFKLFAQEGYRLPMLTSAEIPEGLNEKVIITKLLNEYNIEIGGGFGKLAGKLLRIGLMGYSCSKKNVYYLISALKEIMS, encoded by the coding sequence ATGGAACTAAAGAAGATTAAAGAATTAATAACATCAAATAGAATATTATTGGGACCAGGTCCAAGTAATTATGACCCTCGTGTAATGAAGGCAATGACATCTCCTTTGATTAGTCATTTAGATCCAGAAATTTACCTGATACTTGATGAGACTGTAGAGTTATTAAAATATTTATTTAAGACAAAAAATGAAGTAACTCTACCCATGTCAGGGACGGGAACAGCAGGAGGAGAGACTGCATTCACAAATGTAATTGAACAGGGTGACAAGGCAATAGTTTGTTTAAATGGTTTCTTTTCAGAAAGAAATATAGAAATGATAGAAAGATGTGGAGGGGAAGTAATAAGAATTGATGCAGAGTGGGGTAAACCAATAGATATTGAAGAAGTAGAAAAAACATTAAGGGAAAATCCTGATGTAAAGGTTTTATCAATGACACATGGAGAGACCTCAACTGGTGTTTTAACTCCACTTGAGGAAGTAGGGAAATTTTGTAGCCAAACTCCAACTCTATTTGTAGTAGATGCTGTACCAACATTGGGAGGAATGGATGTTGATGTGGATGGTTGGAATATAGATATATGTTATAGTGGAACCCAAAAATGTTTAAGTGCTCCACCAGCAATGGCTCCAATTACTTTTAGTCAGAAAGCAATAGATGTAATAAAGAATAGAAAAACTAAAATACAAACTCTATATCTTGATGCAATTGAATTGATGAGACATTGGGGTAAAGAAAGAAAATATCACCATACACTTCCAATTGTTATGATCTATGCTCTAAGGGAAGCATTGAGAATAATTTATGAAGAAGGGCTTGAGGAGAGATTTAAAAGACATAAGGAAATAAGTCAACTACTTAAGGTTCATTTAACAGAGATGGGATTTAAGCTATTTGCTCAGGAAGGTTATAGACTTCCAATGCTAACATCAGCTGAAATTCCCGAGGGACTCAACGAAAAGGTAATAATAACTAAATTACTTAATGAATATAATATAGAAATTGGTGGAGGTTTCGGTAAATTAGCAGGTAAACTGCTGAGAATAGGGTTGATGGGATATTCATGCTCAAAGAAAAATGTTTACTATCTGATATCTGCCCTTAAGGAGATAATGTCTTAA